A segment of the Bordetella flabilis genome:
AGAAGCGGCAGATCCGCCGCATGTGCGAGCTGGTCGGGCTGAAGGTCGTGGGCTTGAAGCGCGTCCGCATCGGCCGCGTGGCGCTCGCCGACCTGCCGCTCGGGCAGTGGCGCTATCTGCGCGAGAACGAACGCTTCTGAGCGACGCCGCGCCTGGGGGCGTGGGCGGCGGCCTGCTGCCCCGCGCGGATCGCGAATGCCGCCGTGCCGTTCCACCGCAGTCCGGATGGCCCGCCACGTCATGGCTGCGGATCGGGAAGCGGCAGCGCGGTCTGGTATTTCACCTGTTTCAGGGCGAAGCCGGAACGGATGTTCTTCACGCCCGGGATGCGCGACAGGTGGCTCACGATGAACCGCTCCAGTCCGCGCATGTCGGGCACCACCACCCGCAGCAGGTAATCGGCATCGCCGGTCATCAGGTAGCACTCCATGACCTCGGGATAGGCGGCCATGGCCTGCTGGAACCGCTCCAGCTCCGATTCGATCTGTTTCTCCAGGCTGACCTGGATAAAGACATTCAGGCTCAAACCCAGGCTGAGCGGATCGGCCAGCGCGACGTAGCCGCGGATCACGCCCGCGGCTTCGAGCGCCTTGACCCGCGCCAGGCAGGGGGAGGGCGACAGGTGGACCCGCCGCGCCAGCTCCACGTTGGTGATGCTGGCGTCCGTTTGCAGCACTTCCAGGATGCGGCGGTCGATGGCGTCTAGAGTGGGGCTTGGCATAGGGGTTCCGCACGGCGGGTGTGCCGCCGATTCTGATTCTATGCGTAAGCTACCACTTATTAATCAAGGTTTCCGCGGCGGCGACGCACCGGGATAAGGCCCGGTGCGGGCGGTCTCCCCGATGACGCCCAGGTCCCGGGCGCCTCATGACGCACCGCCGATGACGCTCAGCTCCCGGGCGCCTCATGAAGCACCGCGATATCGGCGCAGCCATCCAGCAGCGGATAGCGGCGCAGCACCAGCGGGTCGTGGCCGGGCACGATGTGGTCCGGGCTTTGCGCCGCGACCCGCAGGCGTGCGTAGCCGGCCAGCATGTCGGCGGTGTTGTAGACGATGGGAAAGGGCCGCTCCGTGTGCAGGTTCTCGTAGTAGTGGCTGGCGTCGGAAGCCAGCACGACCCAGCCGCACCGGGTGTGCACGCGCACCGCCTGCAGGCCGCGCGTATGGCCGCCGATCTTGAGCAATTCCACGCCGGGCAGCAGCACGCTGTCGCCATCGTGGAATTGCACCCGGTCCTCGTACACGCGGCGCACCAGCGTCACCACGTCCTCGACTTCGTAGGCGTGCCGCAAGGGCTCGTGGCACATGCACCGGCCGGTGGCATAGCCCACTTCGTCATCCTGGATATGGAAGCGCGCGCGCGGCAATCGGTCCAGGTTCCCCGCATGGTCGTAGTGCAAATGGGTCAACACCACATGCTGCACGTCCTGGGGCTGGACGCCCAGGCGGGCCAGGGCCTCGATCGGGCAGCCGAGCAGATCGCGGCGGCGGCGCGCGGCGGTGGCGGCGCTGAAGCCGGTATCGACAAGCACCACCGCGCCAGGCGCGCGCACCAGCCAGACAAAG
Coding sequences within it:
- a CDS encoding Lrp/AsnC family transcriptional regulator; the encoded protein is MPSPTLDAIDRRILEVLQTDASITNVELARRVHLSPSPCLARVKALEAAGVIRGYVALADPLSLGLSLNVFIQVSLEKQIESELERFQQAMAAYPEVMECYLMTGDADYLLRVVVPDMRGLERFIVSHLSRIPGVKNIRSGFALKQVKYQTALPLPDPQP
- a CDS encoding N-acyl homoserine lactonase family protein, whose product is MNHLVRSDACLPEYEVYALRYAHMARQRRDNFLGGDPHDGAMPMDFFVWLVRAPGAVVLVDTGFSAATAARRRRDLLGCPIEALARLGVQPQDVQHVVLTHLHYDHAGNLDRLPRARFHIQDDEVGYATGRCMCHEPLRHAYEVEDVVTLVRRVYEDRVQFHDGDSVLLPGVELLKIGGHTRGLQAVRVHTRCGWVVLASDASHYYENLHTERPFPIVYNTADMLAGYARLRVAAQSPDHIVPGHDPLVLRRYPLLDGCADIAVLHEAPGS